A region of Paenibacillus sp. JNUCC-31 DNA encodes the following proteins:
- a CDS encoding cytochrome ubiquinol oxidase subunit I: MAIDTVMWSKLVTGMTLGFHVIFATLGVGVPLMIAIAEFMGIRKKDPHYILMAKRWSRGFVISVAVGVVTGTAISLQLALVWPNFMKLAGNVIALPLFMEVFAFFFEAIFLGIYLYTWDRFKNPYIHWLLTIPIVTGAGMSAVFITTVNGFMNQPGGFVMEAGQFTAVNPVQAMMNTATFSKVFHVLSSAYLTGAALLAGIAAFALLRKGASAYHKKALNLMMAVVLLFGLLNTLAGDVSAKFLAEHQPEKLAAAEWHFETESGADLILLGWLNAEHEIIGALHLPKLLSFLAFSDFNAEVTGLEEFPKDEWPPLLVHYLFDLMAGIGFALLSISVLYFLFVFWKKRNELNKWLLGIIALGAPMAFLGVELGWFYAELGRQPWIIRGYMRVEEAATSSPNIRMIFFFFLLLYIVLGVMCVLVLRRLFNNNPAEVEMEKWMREKEKEKSNQSTEKGERT; this comes from the coding sequence ATGGCAATCGATACGGTGATGTGGAGCAAACTGGTGACAGGTATGACGCTCGGGTTCCACGTTATTTTTGCAACGCTTGGTGTCGGTGTACCGTTAATGATCGCTATTGCAGAGTTCATGGGGATTCGCAAGAAGGACCCCCATTACATACTGATGGCGAAGAGGTGGTCACGAGGGTTTGTCATTTCTGTGGCGGTTGGTGTGGTGACGGGTACAGCGATTTCACTGCAACTGGCCCTGGTGTGGCCGAATTTTATGAAACTGGCAGGGAATGTAATTGCACTCCCACTATTCATGGAAGTGTTTGCGTTCTTTTTTGAAGCCATCTTCCTGGGCATTTATTTGTATACGTGGGATCGATTCAAAAATCCGTATATTCACTGGCTGCTGACGATTCCAATCGTCACCGGGGCAGGCATGTCGGCTGTGTTTATTACAACAGTGAACGGATTCATGAACCAGCCTGGAGGCTTCGTCATGGAGGCAGGCCAATTCACAGCGGTTAACCCGGTACAGGCGATGATGAATACGGCAACGTTCTCCAAGGTGTTTCATGTATTAAGCTCGGCCTATTTAACAGGAGCTGCCCTGTTAGCAGGAATTGCAGCCTTTGCACTGCTGAGAAAAGGGGCTTCTGCCTACCATAAAAAAGCTTTAAACCTCATGATGGCAGTGGTTTTGCTGTTCGGCTTGCTGAACACGTTAGCAGGAGATGTGTCCGCCAAGTTCTTGGCAGAGCATCAGCCGGAGAAGCTTGCAGCGGCAGAATGGCATTTTGAGACGGAAAGCGGCGCGGATTTAATTTTATTAGGCTGGCTGAATGCAGAGCATGAAATTATAGGAGCTCTTCACCTGCCGAAACTGCTTAGCTTCCTGGCCTTTAGTGACTTTAATGCAGAGGTAACCGGACTGGAGGAGTTTCCGAAGGACGAATGGCCGCCGCTGCTCGTTCACTACCTGTTTGATTTAATGGCCGGAATCGGATTCGCTCTGCTCTCCATCTCGGTTCTGTATTTCCTGTTTGTGTTCTGGAAAAAGCGCAATGAATTGAACAAGTGGCTGCTTGGAATCATTGCCCTGGGCGCACCAATGGCTTTTCTCGGGGTTGAGCTGGGCTGGTTCTATGCTGAACTTGGACGACAGCCGTGGATTATCCGGGGATATATGCGTGTAGAGGAAGCCGCCACTTCATCACCCAACATAAGAATGATCTTTTTCTTCTTCCTGCTTCTCTACATCGTTCTGGGAGTCATGTGTGTTCTCGTGTTAAGACGGTTGTTCAACAATAATCCGGCAGAAGTCGAGATGGAGAAATGGATGAGGGAAAAGGAGAAGGAGAAGAGCAATCAGTCTACAGAAAAGGGTGAGCGTACATGA
- a CDS encoding cytochrome d ubiquinol oxidase subunit II — protein sequence MMSYELIGISVLWLFLYGYLIVASIDFGAGFFAFYARLTKQDHLINRLISRYLSPVWEITNVFFVFFYIGIVGFFPDTAYYYGSALLVPGSIAVILLAIRGSFYAFENYGSKNNIVYLFLYGASGLLIPASLSVALTLSEGGFIVKEGSTVSLDYWTLFTNPLSWSIVGLAIVSVLFISSSFLAFYASRAEDHSALKLVRTYALFWSTPTIIIALTAFIYLGQHNERHFQNMMDLWWLLALSVAFFMIAMWLIYNGRRYGLAFVCIMLQFFSAFFAYGIGQYPYILDPYITIQNSVTSPAMGFALVVVFIGGMCMLIPSLILVFRLFLFDADYVKGKK from the coding sequence ATGATGAGTTACGAGCTGATTGGCATCTCGGTACTCTGGCTGTTCCTGTATGGCTATTTAATTGTAGCCTCCATTGATTTCGGAGCGGGCTTCTTTGCCTTCTATGCACGCTTGACGAAACAGGATCACCTGATTAATCGTCTGATCTCCCGTTATTTATCACCGGTATGGGAGATTACGAATGTATTTTTTGTCTTTTTCTACATTGGGATTGTTGGATTCTTTCCGGACACGGCCTATTACTACGGATCAGCACTGCTCGTACCGGGAAGCATTGCGGTCATTTTGCTCGCCATTCGCGGGTCATTTTATGCTTTTGAGAACTATGGTTCCAAAAATAACATTGTGTATCTGTTTCTATATGGAGCTTCGGGTTTGCTTATTCCAGCCTCATTATCAGTGGCGCTAACGCTGTCGGAAGGCGGCTTTATCGTGAAGGAGGGTTCGACGGTTTCTCTGGATTACTGGACGCTGTTCACCAATCCGTTATCGTGGAGCATCGTGGGATTGGCGATTGTGTCTGTCTTGTTCATTAGCAGTTCATTTCTGGCCTTTTATGCATCCCGGGCAGAGGATCATTCTGCGTTGAAACTGGTGCGGACCTATGCCCTGTTCTGGAGTACACCGACGATTATCATCGCACTGACTGCATTTATTTATTTGGGACAGCACAATGAGCGACATTTTCAAAATATGATGGATTTATGGTGGCTGCTTGCACTTTCCGTTGCGTTCTTCATGATTGCGATGTGGCTGATCTATAACGGACGACGCTACGGATTAGCTTTTGTATGCATCATGCTTCAATTTTTCAGTGCCTTTTTCGCATACGGAATTGGACAATATCCGTATATCCTTGATCCGTACATTACGATTCAAAACAGCGTCACCTCACCAGCGATGGGCTTCGCACTGGTTGTTGTGTTTATCGGTGGCATGTGTATGTTGATTCCTTCTCTGATTCTGGTCTTCAGACTGTTTCTGTTTGATGCGGATTATGTAAAGGGAAAAAAATAA
- the cydD gene encoding thiol reductant ABC exporter subunit CydD, protein MKRKTSLISQQMSGQRKRLVLLALISLALGAAIVSQAALLAEAVQRIFVEKASLSSVVMLLGLLLAVMVVRTGLSYGNGKVGLHMAASAKTNMRTAVLQNLTHASMRSTLRGQTGGKVSVALDAVDEAESYFSLYMPRMMEAAIIPILILVVTFMQHANSGFIMLFTAPFIPLFMILVGLKTKNKSEEKYAQLAEFSGTFLDSLQGLVTLKIFGRAHRQQQEIERSSLGYRDATMGILRIAFTNTFMLESIVMLSIGVVALELAIQLLVFKSMAFHTAFLVLLLVPEFYSLLKNTGTAFHSGRTSMGAVRKVEQMLEETVVESKSVDGKEGQGTSVGIDEINSMDDRIARKAKEGTLQIPRSNDRSMPPFITLDHLHFRYAPDSFKLETERVQLRPGEHIAIVGKSGSGKTTLLHLIAGLLKPTSGEVLVNDRPLLQYGETAWFERISYITQHPYIFAGTLAENIAIDAGRNVSRAEMEQAADEAGLTALAAQLEDGFDTLVGEGGRGLSGGEKQRLALARAFLKRPAVILFDEPTVGLDLHTERVLQRSIATLAKTATMITVAHRLYTIQHADNIWFMDQGVLVDSGRHEELLERLPQYAEMINIQRKGGLA, encoded by the coding sequence ATGAAGAGGAAAACAAGTCTGATCTCTCAACAAATGTCTGGCCAGCGAAAACGTCTCGTGCTCCTGGCGCTCATTTCACTCGCGCTGGGTGCAGCCATTGTGAGTCAGGCCGCACTGCTTGCTGAAGCAGTCCAACGGATTTTCGTGGAGAAGGCCTCCCTCTCGTCGGTCGTCATGCTGCTCGGGCTGCTTCTGGCTGTCATGGTCGTGCGCACAGGGCTGTCTTATGGTAACGGGAAAGTTGGTTTGCATATGGCTGCCAGTGCCAAGACGAATATGCGGACAGCTGTACTGCAAAATTTGACCCATGCGTCGATGCGTTCAACTCTCCGCGGACAGACCGGGGGAAAGGTCAGTGTTGCTCTTGATGCTGTGGATGAGGCTGAAAGTTATTTTAGTCTGTATATGCCGCGCATGATGGAGGCAGCCATCATTCCGATTCTGATTTTGGTGGTAACGTTTATGCAGCATGCCAATTCAGGCTTCATTATGCTGTTTACGGCCCCGTTTATCCCCTTGTTTATGATTTTAGTGGGACTAAAAACGAAAAACAAATCGGAGGAGAAATATGCCCAACTGGCCGAGTTCTCCGGTACGTTCCTGGATTCTCTTCAAGGGCTGGTAACGTTGAAAATATTTGGACGGGCTCATCGCCAGCAGCAGGAAATTGAACGAAGCAGCCTCGGTTACCGTGATGCCACGATGGGCATTTTGCGCATTGCGTTTACGAATACGTTCATGCTTGAATCGATCGTAATGCTAAGCATCGGAGTTGTGGCTCTCGAGCTGGCCATCCAGCTGCTTGTTTTCAAATCGATGGCGTTCCACACCGCATTTCTCGTTTTGCTGCTGGTTCCCGAGTTCTACAGTCTGTTGAAAAATACGGGAACTGCCTTTCACAGCGGGCGTACAAGTATGGGAGCAGTTCGTAAGGTAGAGCAGATGCTTGAGGAAACGGTTGTGGAGAGCAAGTCGGTAGATGGAAAAGAGGGACAAGGTACATCCGTTGGGATTGACGAGATCAATAGCATGGATGATCGGATTGCACGGAAGGCCAAGGAAGGCACATTGCAAATTCCTCGTTCTAATGATCGTTCCATGCCGCCATTCATTACATTGGACCATCTCCATTTTCGTTATGCGCCGGATTCATTCAAGCTTGAGACTGAACGGGTGCAGCTTCGTCCGGGAGAACACATTGCCATTGTAGGCAAAAGCGGCTCAGGGAAAACGACGTTGCTCCATCTGATTGCAGGTTTGCTGAAACCGACTTCGGGAGAAGTTCTGGTGAATGATCGCCCATTACTGCAATACGGTGAGACCGCTTGGTTCGAACGTATAAGCTACATTACACAGCATCCGTATATCTTTGCAGGCACACTTGCTGAAAATATTGCGATTGATGCGGGGCGGAACGTGTCCAGAGCTGAAATGGAGCAGGCAGCAGACGAAGCTGGACTTACTGCATTAGCCGCTCAGTTGGAGGACGGATTTGATACCTTGGTTGGTGAAGGAGGCCGTGGCCTGTCTGGTGGGGAAAAGCAACGACTTGCCTTGGCACGCGCATTTTTGAAGCGGCCTGCCGTTATTTTATTTGATGAACCCACAGTGGGACTGGATCTGCATACGGAGCGTGTTCTCCAGCGCTCCATTGCCACATTGGCAAAAACAGCAACGATGATTACGGTCGCTCACCGATTGTATACGATACAACATGCCGACAATATTTGGTTTATGGACCAAGGTGTATTAGTTGATTCAGGGCGGCATGAGGAACTTCTGGAGCGCCTGCCCCAGTATGCCGAGATGATTAATATTCAACGAAAAGGAGGCTTAGCATGA